One region of Pyramidobacter sp. YE332 genomic DNA includes:
- a CDS encoding ABC transporter ATP-binding protein, whose protein sequence is MSLLKIMDLKVSYGGIEALKGVSFSVEKGQIVTLIGANGAGKSTTLRAISGIVPIKEGTITYDGNVISGQDPQAIVSQGICMVPEGRRVFPNLTVQENLRIGAYLRSDDLTADLEHVYELFPRLEERSWQMAGTLSGGEQQMLAVGRALMMRPKLLMMDEPSLGLAPIVIRDIFKIIETLHREGITILLVEQNANVALKIADYAFVLETGSLGVQGKGSDLLNDPAIKAAYLGKAR, encoded by the coding sequence AGCTACGGCGGCATCGAAGCGCTGAAAGGCGTGTCCTTCTCCGTCGAAAAAGGCCAGATCGTCACCCTCATCGGCGCCAACGGCGCCGGCAAATCCACCACGCTGCGCGCCATCAGCGGGATCGTGCCGATCAAGGAAGGTACGATCACCTACGACGGCAACGTCATCAGCGGGCAGGATCCGCAGGCGATCGTGTCGCAGGGCATCTGCATGGTGCCCGAAGGGCGGCGCGTCTTCCCCAATCTGACCGTGCAGGAAAACCTGCGGATCGGCGCTTACCTGCGCAGCGACGACCTGACGGCCGACCTCGAACACGTGTACGAACTCTTCCCCCGCCTCGAGGAACGTTCGTGGCAGATGGCGGGAACGCTCTCCGGCGGCGAACAGCAAATGCTGGCCGTCGGCCGCGCGCTGATGATGCGCCCCAAACTGCTGATGATGGACGAACCCTCGCTGGGACTCGCCCCGATCGTCATCCGCGACATCTTCAAGATCATCGAGACGCTGCACCGCGAAGGCATCACCATCCTGCTCGTCGAACAGAACGCCAACGTCGCGCTGAAGATCGCCGACTACGCCTTCGTCCTCGAGACCGGCTCGCTCGGCGTCCAGGGCAAGGGCAGCGACCTGCTCAACGACCCCGCCATCAAGGCGGCCTACCTCGGCAAGGCACGGTAG
- the grdA gene encoding glycine/sarcosine/betaine reductase complex selenoprotein A — MGKLAGKKLILLGERDGVPAPAMKACFENSGAEVVFEATECFVUTAAGAMDLQNQQRVKDCAEKYGAENCVVIFGSSDAEGAEIYAETVTNGDPTFAGPLAGVPLGLAVYDIFDEEIRAEADPKAWEEQISMMEMVLDPEALAAAVKGIRDQYSKYKL, encoded by the coding sequence ATGGGCAAACTCGCAGGCAAGAAATTGATCCTTCTCGGCGAGCGCGACGGTGTACCTGCGCCTGCTATGAAGGCTTGCTTTGAGAACAGTGGAGCCGAAGTCGTCTTCGAAGCAACGGAGTGCTTCGTCTGAACGGCTGCCGGAGCCATGGACTTGCAGAACCAGCAGCGCGTCAAGGATTGCGCTGAGAAGTACGGTGCTGAGAACTGCGTGGTCATTTTCGGTTCGTCCGACGCCGAAGGCGCCGAGATTTACGCCGAAACCGTGACCAACGGAGATCCCACCTTTGCAGGTCCCCTGGCCGGCGTCCCGTTGGGACTCGCCGTTTATGACATCTTCGATGAAGAGATTCGTGCTGAAGCTGATCCCAAGGCGTGGGAGGAGCAGATTTCCATGATGGAGATGGTGCTCGATCCCGAGGCGCTCGCCGCTGCCGTCAAAGGCATCCGCGATCAGTATTCCAAGTACAAGCTGTAA